A stretch of the Proteus sp. ZN5 genome encodes the following:
- the ftsZ gene encoding cell division protein FtsZ: protein MFEPMELTNDAVIKVIGVGGGGGNAVEHMVRERIEGVDFFAVNTDAQALRKTAVGQTIQIGNAITKGLGAGANPEVGRNAAEEDREGLRAALEGADMVFIAAGMGGGTGTGAAPVVAEVAKELGILTVAVVTKPFNFEGKKRMAFAEQGITELSKHVDSLITIPNDKLLKVLGRGISLLDAFGAANDVLKGAVQGIAELITRPGLMNVDFADVRTVMSEMGYAMMGSGAAKGEDRAEEAAEMAISSPLLEDIDLSGARGVLVNITAGFDLRLDEFETVGNTIRAFASDNATVVIGTSLDPEMNDELRVTVVATGIGMDKRPEITLVTNKQNQQSAMENRYQQMQNSMSSFSAVEESKPAAKAVNEQSTQASKEPDYLDIPAFLRKQAD, encoded by the coding sequence ATGTTTGAACCTATGGAATTAACCAACGATGCGGTGATCAAAGTCATCGGCGTTGGTGGCGGCGGCGGTAATGCGGTTGAGCACATGGTTCGTGAACGTATTGAAGGTGTAGATTTCTTTGCAGTCAATACGGATGCTCAAGCGCTACGTAAAACAGCGGTCGGACAGACTATTCAAATTGGTAATGCCATTACGAAAGGCTTAGGTGCAGGTGCAAATCCTGAAGTGGGCCGTAATGCTGCTGAGGAAGACCGCGAAGGGTTACGTGCAGCACTTGAAGGTGCCGATATGGTCTTTATCGCAGCAGGTATGGGTGGTGGTACTGGTACTGGTGCTGCGCCTGTTGTTGCAGAAGTGGCTAAAGAATTAGGCATTTTGACCGTTGCTGTAGTAACTAAGCCTTTTAATTTTGAAGGCAAAAAACGTATGGCATTTGCGGAACAAGGTATTACTGAGTTATCAAAACATGTTGACTCATTAATCACTATTCCAAATGACAAATTATTAAAAGTACTTGGTCGTGGAATTTCATTATTAGATGCATTTGGTGCAGCTAATGATGTATTAAAAGGCGCAGTGCAAGGTATCGCTGAGCTAATTACTCGCCCAGGTTTAATGAACGTTGACTTTGCTGACGTAAGAACTGTGATGTCTGAAATGGGTTATGCCATGATGGGATCTGGTGCTGCGAAAGGTGAAGATCGTGCTGAAGAAGCAGCAGAAATGGCGATTTCAAGTCCATTATTGGAAGACATCGACTTATCTGGCGCTCGTGGTGTGTTAGTCAACATCACAGCAGGCTTTGACTTACGTCTTGATGAATTTGAAACAGTGGGTAATACCATTCGTGCATTTGCATCAGATAATGCGACTGTGGTTATCGGTACATCCCTTGACCCAGAAATGAATGATGAATTGCGTGTGACTGTGGTTGCAACAGGTATTGGTATGGACAAACGTCCAGAAATTACGCTGGTAACTAATAAACAGAATCAGCAAAGCGCAATGGAGAATCGTTACCAGCAAATGCAAAATAGCATGTCTTCTTTCTCTGCCGTAGAAGAAAGCAAGCCTGCTGCAAAAGCCGTTAACGAACAATCTACTCAGGCAAGCAAAGAACCGGATTATTTAGATATCCCTGCGTTCCTGAGAAAACAGGCTGATTAA
- the murG gene encoding undecaprenyldiphospho-muramoylpentapeptide beta-N-acetylglucosaminyltransferase, with product MSERRRRLMVMAGGTGGHVFPGLAVAHYLQSQGWEIRWLGTADRMEADLVPKHGIEIEFIRISGLRGKGIKALIAAPIRIIKAIFQARAIMKRYQPDAVLGMGGYVSGPGGVAAWMCGIPVILHEQNGIAGLTNRWLSKIAKRVLQAFPGAFPKAPVVGNPVREDVLALEAPSVRLKERTGPVRVLIIGGSQGARILNHTLPVVAGLLGEHVTIWHQAGKGGESDTKTRYQNELVKNSVKSEYKVTEFIDDIAQAYQWADVVVCRSGALTVSEIAAAGLPAIFVPFQHKDRQQYWNALPLEKAGAARIIEQNDLTPEVIAQTLKNWDRETLLAMAEKAKSVAITDATERVANVIIEVAKK from the coding sequence ATGAGCGAGCGTAGACGCCGTTTAATGGTTATGGCTGGTGGTACTGGGGGACATGTATTCCCGGGACTGGCTGTTGCTCATTATCTACAATCCCAAGGTTGGGAAATCCGATGGTTAGGAACGGCGGATAGAATGGAAGCCGATTTAGTGCCTAAACACGGTATCGAAATTGAATTTATTCGTATCTCAGGCTTACGTGGCAAAGGGATTAAAGCGTTAATCGCAGCACCTATTCGTATTATTAAAGCGATTTTCCAAGCTCGTGCCATTATGAAGCGCTATCAACCAGATGCTGTACTTGGTATGGGGGGCTATGTTTCAGGTCCGGGCGGTGTTGCTGCTTGGATGTGTGGGATCCCTGTTATTTTGCATGAGCAAAATGGTATCGCTGGATTAACCAATCGTTGGTTATCTAAAATTGCGAAACGTGTATTGCAGGCTTTTCCGGGGGCATTTCCTAAAGCACCTGTCGTTGGAAATCCTGTTCGTGAAGATGTATTGGCACTTGAAGCACCTTCAGTACGATTAAAAGAGAGAACAGGGCCTGTTCGTGTGCTGATTATTGGTGGTAGCCAAGGCGCTAGAATTTTAAATCATACCTTACCTGTAGTTGCCGGTTTGCTAGGTGAACATGTTACAATCTGGCATCAAGCAGGAAAAGGTGGCGAAAGTGATACAAAAACACGCTATCAGAACGAATTAGTAAAAAATTCAGTTAAATCTGAATATAAAGTTACTGAATTTATTGATGATATAGCGCAAGCTTACCAATGGGCTGATGTTGTGGTGTGTCGTTCAGGTGCATTAACAGTCAGCGAAATTGCCGCAGCGGGATTACCCGCTATTTTTGTTCCTTTCCAGCACAAAGATAGACAGCAATATTGGAATGCACTGCCGCTAGAAAAAGCGGGTGCCGCGCGAATTATCGAGCAAAATGATTTAACTCCAGAAGTCATTGCACAAACCCTGAAAAATTGGGATAGAGAAACCTTATTAGCGATGGCAGAGAAAGCAAAAAGTGTTGCGATTACGGATGCCACAGAGCGCGTAGCAAATGTGATAATCGAAGTGGCAAAAAAATAA
- the ftsW gene encoding cell division protein FtsW, whose product MSIFAMRRLKQWLVGSYQTENTAFVPYDRTLLWFTFGLAVVGFVMVTSASMPVGQRLAEDPFLFAKRDGIYIVVAFCIALVTMRIPMAIWQRYSSLMLFGSIILLLLVLGVGSSVNGASRWIAVGPLNFQPAELSKLALFCYLSSYLVRKVEEVRNNFWGFCKPMGVMLILAVLLLLQPDLGTVVVLFVTTLALLFLAGAKIWQFLAIIGSGIAAVVMLIIVEPYRVRRITSFLEPWEDPFGSGYQLTQSLMAFGRGDLLGQGLGNSVQKLEYLPEAHTDFIFSILAEELGYIGVVLVLLMVFFIAFRAMQIGRRALILDQRFSGFLACSIGIWFTFQSLVNVGAAAGMLPTKGLTLPLISYGGSSLIIMSTAIVMLLRIDYETRLAQAQAFVRSPK is encoded by the coding sequence ATGAGCATATTCGCAATGCGAAGATTAAAACAGTGGCTAGTGGGCAGTTATCAAACTGAGAATACGGCATTTGTGCCGTATGATCGCACTTTGCTCTGGTTTACTTTCGGATTAGCGGTTGTCGGCTTTGTTATGGTGACATCGGCTTCAATGCCTGTTGGTCAACGCCTTGCAGAAGATCCTTTCTTATTCGCTAAGCGTGATGGCATCTATATTGTTGTCGCATTTTGTATAGCATTAGTCACTATGCGTATTCCAATGGCAATTTGGCAACGTTATAGCAGTTTAATGCTTTTCGGTTCAATAATACTTTTATTGTTGGTATTGGGGGTCGGGAGTTCTGTTAATGGTGCTTCACGTTGGATTGCTGTCGGACCATTAAATTTCCAGCCTGCTGAATTATCAAAACTTGCACTGTTTTGCTATCTATCGAGTTATTTAGTTCGAAAAGTTGAAGAAGTTAGAAACAACTTTTGGGGTTTCTGTAAGCCGATGGGGGTGATGTTAATACTGGCTGTTTTATTGTTATTACAGCCAGATTTAGGAACGGTTGTGGTTTTATTCGTAACAACATTAGCGTTGTTATTTTTAGCAGGCGCTAAAATTTGGCAATTCTTAGCTATTATCGGCTCAGGAATTGCGGCTGTTGTTATGTTGATTATCGTTGAACCTTACCGTGTTCGACGGATTACTTCTTTCTTAGAGCCTTGGGAAGATCCATTTGGTAGCGGTTATCAGCTTACACAATCTCTAATGGCATTTGGCCGTGGGGATTTACTGGGTCAAGGTTTAGGAAACTCAGTACAAAAATTAGAATATTTACCTGAAGCACATACCGACTTTATTTTCTCTATTCTTGCTGAAGAACTTGGTTATATCGGTGTGGTTTTGGTGCTTTTAATGGTATTCTTCATCGCTTTTCGTGCGATGCAAATTGGGCGGCGTGCGCTGATCCTCGATCAACGTTTTTCAGGCTTTTTAGCTTGCTCTATCGGAATTTGGTTTACATTCCAATCATTGGTCAATGTAGGCGCAGCAGCAGGCATGTTGCCAACAAAGGGATTAACCCTTCCTCTTATTAGTTACGGTGGTTCGAGCTTGATTATTATGTCAACCGCCATCGTGATGTTATTACGAATTGATTATGAAACACGTCTAGCACAAGCTCAGGCGTTTGTAAGGAGCCCGAAATGA
- the murC gene encoding UDP-N-acetylmuramate--L-alanine ligase, producing MNTQQLAKLRSFVPEMRKVKHIHFIGIGGAGMGGIAEVLANEGYEISGSDLAPNVVTQQLVALGATVYFNHRPENIRGASVVVVSTAISAENPEIIAAREARIPVIRRAEMLAELMRYRHGVAIAGTHGKTTTTAMISNIYAQAGLDPTFVNGGLVKSAGTHARLGCSRYLIAEADESDASFLHLQPMVAVVTNIEADHMDTYHGNFDNLKETFITFLHNLPFYGRAVMCLDDDVIRSIIPKVGRYITTYGFSEDADVRITHYEQKGAQGFFTISREGMPDLQVVLNSPGRHNALNATAAVAVATEEGIADEHILAALLNFQGTGRRFDFLGNYGLEHVNGQEGEVMLVDDYGHHPTEVDATIKAARAGWPDKRLVMIFQPHRYTRTRDLYEDFATVLNQVDILLLTDVYSAGEAPIAGADSRSLCRTIRQRGKLDPIWVSDVDKISSILAGVLTDNDLVLVQGAGNIGKIARRLADTKLQPSFSED from the coding sequence GTGAATACACAACAACTGGCAAAATTAAGATCGTTTGTGCCTGAAATGAGAAAAGTTAAGCATATTCACTTTATCGGCATCGGTGGTGCGGGTATGGGTGGAATTGCTGAAGTGCTGGCTAACGAAGGTTATGAAATCAGCGGTTCTGATTTAGCACCAAACGTAGTCACACAACAGCTCGTTGCCTTAGGCGCAACAGTCTATTTTAATCATCGCCCTGAAAATATTCGTGGCGCAAGTGTTGTTGTGGTTTCGACAGCAATCAGTGCTGAAAACCCTGAGATTATTGCAGCAAGAGAAGCTCGTATCCCAGTTATCCGTCGTGCTGAAATGCTGGCTGAATTGATGCGTTATCGTCATGGTGTTGCGATTGCCGGAACACATGGTAAAACCACGACAACAGCGATGATTTCAAATATTTATGCGCAAGCGGGTTTAGATCCTACGTTTGTTAATGGGGGGCTTGTTAAATCGGCTGGTACGCATGCTCGTTTAGGTTGCAGCCGTTATTTAATTGCTGAAGCTGATGAAAGCGATGCATCGTTTTTACATTTACAACCAATGGTTGCAGTCGTTACGAATATCGAAGCTGACCATATGGACACATATCATGGTAATTTTGACAATCTAAAAGAGACGTTTATTACCTTTTTGCACAATTTACCATTCTATGGTCGTGCAGTGATGTGTCTGGATGACGATGTGATCCGCTCGATTATTCCTAAAGTGGGTCGTTACATTACGACTTATGGCTTTAGTGAAGATGCGGATGTTCGTATTACACATTATGAACAAAAAGGCGCTCAAGGCTTTTTCACTATTTCTCGTGAAGGTATGCCAGATTTACAAGTTGTCTTAAACTCACCTGGTCGCCATAACGCATTGAATGCGACGGCAGCGGTTGCTGTAGCCACAGAAGAAGGTATTGCTGACGAACATATTTTAGCGGCATTACTTAACTTCCAAGGTACTGGACGTCGTTTCGACTTCTTAGGTAACTATGGTCTTGAGCATGTTAATGGCCAAGAAGGTGAAGTCATGTTAGTGGATGATTATGGTCATCATCCAACAGAAGTTGATGCAACGATCAAAGCAGCGAGAGCAGGATGGCCAGACAAACGTCTAGTGATGATTTTCCAACCTCATCGCTATACACGTACTCGTGATTTATATGAAGACTTTGCCACTGTTCTCAATCAAGTTGATATTTTATTATTAACAGATGTTTATTCTGCTGGGGAAGCGCCTATTGCAGGTGCCGATAGTCGCTCACTTTGTCGAACAATTCGCCAACGTGGGAAGCTAGATCCTATCTGGGTTTCTGATGTGGATAAGATTTCATCAATATTAGCGGGTGTATTAACAGATAATGATCTTGTTTTAGTTCAAGGTGCTGGAAATATTGGTAAAATAGCGCGTCGCTTAGCAGATACGAAATTACAGCCATCTTTCAGCGAGGATTAA
- the lpxC gene encoding UDP-3-O-acyl-N-acetylglucosamine deacetylase, producing the protein MIKQRTLKRIVQATGVGLHTGKKVTLTMRPAPANTGVIYRRTDLNPPVDFPADAKSVRDTMLCTCLVNEDDVRISTVEHLNAALAGLGIDNIVIEVNAPEIPIMDGSAAPFVFLLLDAGIEELRTAKKFIRIKETVRVEDGDKWAEMRPYNGFKLDFTIDFNHPAIDASTQRYKLDFSAESFMSQISRARTFGFMRDIEYLQSKGLCLGGSFDCAIVVDDYRVLNDDGLRFEDEFVRHKMLDAIGDLFMCGYNIIGEFTAFKSGHALNNKLLQAVLAKESAWEFVTFEDEAQMPVAFKAPSMVFA; encoded by the coding sequence ATGATCAAACAACGGACATTAAAACGAATTGTACAAGCAACTGGTGTGGGACTTCACACGGGTAAAAAAGTTACGCTTACAATGCGTCCGGCGCCAGCAAACACTGGGGTCATCTACCGTCGTACTGACTTAAATCCACCGGTGGATTTTCCAGCAGACGCAAAATCAGTTCGTGACACTATGTTATGTACTTGCTTAGTTAACGAAGACGATGTGCGTATATCAACCGTTGAGCATTTAAACGCAGCACTGGCTGGTTTAGGCATTGATAATATCGTAATTGAAGTGAACGCACCTGAAATTCCAATTATGGATGGAAGTGCGGCACCTTTTGTTTTCTTGTTACTTGATGCAGGCATCGAAGAGCTTCGTACTGCGAAGAAATTCATTCGCATCAAAGAAACAGTGCGTGTAGAAGATGGCGACAAATGGGCAGAAATGCGTCCATATAACGGGTTTAAATTAGATTTTACTATTGATTTTAATCACCCAGCCATTGATGCAAGTACACAACGTTATAAATTAGATTTCTCCGCAGAGTCTTTTATGAGCCAAATCAGTCGTGCTCGTACTTTTGGATTTATGCGTGATATCGAATACCTGCAATCCAAAGGATTGTGTTTAGGCGGAAGCTTCGATTGTGCAATCGTAGTTGATGACTATCGTGTTCTCAACGACGATGGCCTACGTTTTGAAGATGAATTCGTTCGTCACAAAATGTTGGATGCAATCGGTGATTTATTTATGTGTGGCTATAACATTATCGGTGAATTCACCGCGTTTAAATCAGGTCATGCACTAAACAATAAATTGCTCCAAGCTGTATTAGCAAAAGAATCTGCGTGGGAATTCGTCACATTTGAAGACGAAGCGCAAATGCCAGTGGCATTCAAAGCTCCCTCAATGGTCTTTGCTTAA
- the murD gene encoding UDP-N-acetylmuramoyl-L-alanine--D-glutamate ligase, whose amino-acid sequence MANYQGKKVVVVGLGITGLSCVDFFIRQGVTPKVIDTRQKPGGLDKLPADVEYHTGSFHQAWLNDADLIISSPGIALSTPELVEAANHGVEIVGDIELFCREAKAPIVAITGSNGKSTVTTLVGEMASADDIRVGVGGNIGVPALTLLTEPHDLYVLELSSFQLETTYSLQAAAATVLNISEDHMNRYPLGLEQYREAKLRIYDNAKTCVYNEDDALTLPLAGKDNRCVSFGVGQGDYQLDNTNRILKVKGEKVLSTAEMYLSGQHNYTNGLAALALADAVGISRKAGLEVLKNYHGLAHRFQLVYSHQNVRWINDSKATNVGSTEAALRGLEVEGTLHLLLGGDGKSADFTSLLPYISSDNIRLYCFGQDGQALANLRPDVSLLTVTMEEAMRALAPTVKSGDMVLLSPACASLDQFKCFEQRGDEFARLARELG is encoded by the coding sequence ATGGCAAATTATCAGGGAAAAAAAGTGGTTGTTGTTGGGCTTGGAATAACAGGCCTTTCCTGCGTTGACTTTTTTATCCGCCAAGGTGTTACACCTAAGGTTATTGATACACGCCAAAAACCAGGAGGCTTAGATAAGCTTCCTGCTGACGTTGAATATCATACAGGTAGTTTCCATCAAGCATGGCTTAACGATGCTGATTTAATTATCTCAAGTCCGGGTATTGCGCTTTCAACACCTGAGCTTGTTGAAGCAGCAAATCATGGTGTTGAAATTGTCGGTGATATAGAACTGTTTTGCCGTGAAGCCAAAGCGCCTATTGTCGCGATTACTGGCTCTAACGGTAAAAGCACCGTGACAACGCTAGTGGGTGAAATGGCAAGTGCAGATGATATTCGCGTTGGGGTCGGTGGCAATATTGGTGTTCCAGCTCTGACCTTATTAACCGAGCCTCATGATTTATATGTACTAGAGCTATCGAGCTTCCAATTGGAAACGACTTATAGCTTACAAGCCGCAGCTGCAACGGTATTAAATATTAGCGAAGATCATATGAATCGCTATCCGTTAGGATTAGAGCAATATCGTGAAGCAAAACTGCGTATCTACGATAATGCTAAAACCTGCGTTTATAACGAAGATGATGCATTAACGTTACCTTTAGCAGGTAAAGATAATCGTTGTGTTAGTTTTGGTGTTGGTCAAGGCGATTATCAACTTGATAATACAAATCGCATTTTAAAAGTGAAAGGTGAGAAAGTCCTTTCGACAGCTGAAATGTACCTTTCTGGACAACATAATTATACCAATGGACTTGCTGCATTAGCACTTGCTGATGCTGTGGGGATCTCTCGTAAAGCGGGCTTGGAAGTACTGAAAAACTATCATGGTCTAGCTCATCGTTTTCAATTGGTTTATTCACATCAAAATGTACGTTGGATAAATGACTCGAAAGCGACCAATGTGGGAAGCACTGAAGCGGCATTACGAGGACTTGAAGTTGAAGGCACTCTGCATCTTTTATTAGGTGGTGACGGGAAATCGGCTGACTTCACTTCTTTATTACCTTATATCAGCAGTGACAATATTCGTCTGTATTGTTTTGGACAAGATGGACAAGCATTGGCAAATCTACGACCTGATGTTTCTTTATTAACAGTGACAATGGAAGAAGCCATGCGAGCTTTAGCACCGACTGTAAAATCAGGAGATATGGTGTTGCTCTCTCCTGCATGTGCAAGCTTAGATCAGTTCAAATGTTTTGAGCAACGTGGTGATGAATTTGCACGTTTAGCAAGGGAGCTTGGCTGA
- a CDS encoding DciA family protein, protein MRDSYPQSLEKIFIELEGSNKSTLQLIQQRATILLKLNRAVMALLPVPLRDKCRVANYRSAILIIEVANASWLTRLRYETPSLLSALRQEILPSLSSIDIKINPSLGIKQEKRSLISSLKEQEPIKRRHLSLESAQSLKYLAEKSPKKLRERLERLAALAGESTSTAKNER, encoded by the coding sequence ATGCGGGATAGTTACCCACAATCATTGGAAAAAATCTTCATTGAACTTGAAGGTTCCAACAAGAGTACATTACAACTTATACAACAGCGTGCAACGATTTTACTAAAATTAAATCGCGCCGTCATGGCTCTTTTACCTGTTCCTTTACGAGATAAGTGCCGTGTCGCAAATTATCGCAGTGCTATTTTAATTATTGAAGTTGCAAACGCAAGTTGGTTAACTCGTTTACGTTATGAAACCCCATCATTACTTTCTGCATTGAGACAAGAAATTTTACCATCCTTATCCTCAATAGACATCAAAATAAATCCGTCTTTGGGAATAAAACAGGAAAAAAGATCTTTAATATCATCATTAAAAGAGCAAGAGCCTATAAAGAGACGTCACTTAAGTTTAGAAAGCGCACAATCATTGAAGTACTTGGCAGAGAAAAGCCCGAAGAAATTAAGAGAGAGATTAGAACGGTTGGCTGCACTTGCCGGAGAGAGTACAAGTACAGCCAAAAATGAACGTTAA
- the ftsA gene encoding cell division protein FtsA has translation MIKATDRKLVVGLEIGTAKVATLVGEILPDGVVNIIGVGSCPSRGMDKGGVNDLESVVKCVQRAVDQAELMADCQISSVYLALSGKHISCQNEIGMVPISEEEVTQDDVDSVVHTAKSVKVKDEHRVLHVIPQEYAIDYQEGIKNPVGLSGVRMQAKVHLITCHNDMAKNIVKAVERCGLKVDQLIFAGLASSFAVLTEDERELGVCVVDIGGGTMDIAIYTGGALRHTRVIPYAGNVVTSDIAYAFGTPPNDAEAIKVRHGCALGSLVGKDENVEVPSVGGRPPRSLQRQTLAEVIEPRYTELLNLVNEEILKVQEQLRQQGIKHHLAAGIVLTGGAAQIDGLVECAQRVFHTQVRIGKPLNITGLTDYAQDPYYSTAVGLLHYGKESHFGEETETEKRSAVGGLFKKLTGWLKREF, from the coding sequence ATGATCAAAGCGACGGACAGAAAATTAGTAGTTGGTCTTGAGATTGGTACGGCCAAAGTAGCCACCCTTGTCGGTGAGATCCTGCCTGATGGCGTAGTGAATATTATCGGGGTGGGAAGTTGTCCATCTCGGGGCATGGATAAAGGTGGCGTTAACGATCTCGAATCCGTCGTAAAATGTGTACAACGGGCGGTAGATCAAGCTGAATTAATGGCTGACTGTCAAATATCTTCAGTATATTTGGCGTTATCAGGCAAGCATATCAGTTGCCAAAATGAGATTGGGATGGTGCCAATTTCAGAAGAAGAAGTGACTCAAGATGATGTTGATAGCGTGGTACATACCGCGAAATCCGTCAAAGTAAAAGATGAACACCGTGTTTTACACGTTATACCGCAAGAGTATGCCATTGATTATCAAGAAGGGATCAAAAACCCAGTTGGATTATCGGGCGTGCGTATGCAGGCTAAAGTTCATTTAATTACCTGCCATAACGATATGGCAAAGAATATTGTAAAAGCAGTTGAACGCTGTGGGTTAAAAGTGGATCAGCTGATTTTTGCGGGACTCGCTTCAAGTTTCGCTGTATTAACAGAAGATGAACGTGAATTAGGTGTGTGTGTTGTTGATATTGGTGGCGGTACAATGGATATCGCTATTTATACCGGTGGAGCATTAAGACATACCCGCGTTATTCCTTATGCAGGCAATGTTGTAACCAGTGATATCGCTTACGCTTTTGGTACACCGCCAAATGATGCAGAAGCTATCAAAGTTCGCCATGGTTGTGCATTAGGTTCTTTAGTTGGTAAAGATGAAAATGTCGAGGTTCCAAGTGTCGGAGGCAGACCACCAAGAAGTCTGCAACGACAAACTCTTGCTGAGGTGATTGAGCCTCGTTATACCGAACTGCTCAATCTTGTTAATGAAGAGATTTTAAAAGTTCAAGAACAGTTACGCCAGCAAGGGATTAAGCATCATTTAGCCGCAGGTATTGTGCTAACAGGTGGTGCTGCACAGATTGATGGACTTGTTGAATGTGCTCAACGTGTTTTCCACACGCAAGTACGGATCGGTAAACCGTTAAATATTACCGGGCTAACAGATTATGCGCAGGATCCCTACTACTCAACAGCGGTTGGGCTCTTGCATTACGGTAAAGAATCTCACTTTGGTGAGGAAACTGAAACCGAGAAACGCTCTGCTGTCGGTGGTTTATTTAAGAAACTCACTGGTTGGCTAAAAAGAGAGTTTTAA
- the secM gene encoding secA translation cis-regulator SecM has translation MSIISFWRQFGRRYFWSHLLLGMVAAGIGIPSLLSTHAENPQQTDTPSSQNRQSQALIAFDNLFLRQSVQNPASSFTFNYWQQHAVKNVIKQLSFAFTINSPELMVKAKDEPLPVSNVAAVMLDTLYALLTETPSSALSNLPLSGYVLVQNTNSYHTGLWLAQIRGIRAGPYLTV, from the coding sequence ATGAGCATTATAAGTTTTTGGCGACAGTTTGGCAGGCGATATTTTTGGTCGCACCTGCTTTTAGGGATGGTAGCAGCAGGTATTGGAATACCTTCGCTGTTGTCTACTCATGCCGAAAATCCACAGCAAACTGATACCCCTTCATCTCAAAACCGCCAAAGTCAGGCACTTATTGCGTTTGATAACTTATTCTTACGTCAAAGTGTACAGAATCCTGCTTCATCCTTCACCTTTAATTACTGGCAACAACATGCAGTAAAAAATGTGATTAAACAGCTCTCTTTTGCATTCACCATTAATTCGCCTGAGTTGATGGTTAAAGCCAAAGATGAACCGCTGCCTGTTTCTAATGTTGCAGCGGTTATGCTTGATACTCTGTATGCCTTATTAACAGAGACTCCATCATCGGCACTAAGCAACCTTCCTCTTTCTGGCTACGTTTTAGTACAGAATACAAATTCCTATCATACCGGATTATGGCTTGCACAAATCCGTGGCATTCGCGCAGGGCCTTACCTAACAGTTTAA
- the ftsQ gene encoding cell division protein FtsQ — protein sequence MSQAALNIKEHKEKQHSDRPSNGTYLSGLIFFLCVIATIVWGGIQVVNWMKDANRLPISKLVLTGERHYTANDDVRQAILSLGQPGTFMTQDVNIIQQQIERMPWIRQVTVRKQWPDELKIHLVEYVPFTRWNDTYFLDKEGRIFSLPTQLETKGSYPLLYGPQGSEKMVLSGYVAMRDQLLASNLNLKAASMSARQGWQLVLDNDVRLELGRKDNEKRIARFIELYPILQQQTDKRVDYVDLRYDSGGAVGWAPLLLENE from the coding sequence ATGTCACAAGCAGCGCTAAATATAAAAGAACATAAAGAGAAGCAACATTCTGACAGACCGAGTAATGGTACTTATTTATCAGGATTAATCTTTTTCTTATGTGTGATTGCCACCATCGTTTGGGGTGGAATACAAGTAGTTAACTGGATGAAAGACGCAAATCGTCTGCCAATCTCAAAACTTGTATTAACAGGCGAACGGCATTACACAGCGAATGATGATGTGCGTCAGGCCATTTTGTCTTTAGGACAGCCGGGCACATTTATGACACAGGATGTGAATATCATTCAGCAACAAATTGAACGCATGCCATGGATTAGGCAAGTCACTGTGCGTAAACAGTGGCCTGATGAACTTAAAATCCATCTGGTTGAGTATGTTCCCTTTACCCGTTGGAATGATACTTACTTTCTTGATAAAGAAGGGCGCATTTTCAGTCTGCCAACGCAGTTGGAAACAAAAGGAAGTTATCCTTTGCTATATGGCCCACAAGGAAGCGAAAAAATGGTGTTGTCAGGTTATGTCGCAATGAGAGATCAGCTTCTTGCAAGTAACCTGAATTTAAAAGCAGCGTCAATGTCTGCCCGTCAAGGATGGCAATTAGTTTTAGACAATGATGTCCGATTGGAGTTAGGTCGTAAGGATAACGAAAAACGGATCGCTCGCTTTATTGAGTTGTATCCGATACTGCAACAACAAACAGATAAACGAGTTGATTACGTGGATCTGCGTTATGACAGTGGTGGTGCAGTCGGATGGGCTCCTTTATTACTTGAGAATGAATAA